A section of the Oryza sativa Japonica Group chromosome 1, ASM3414082v1 genome encodes:
- the LOC4325517 gene encoding protein CHLORORESPIRATORY REDUCTION 41, chloroplastic has protein sequence MAASFLRPLLPPKPFLSATPKPHIPAATPSAIVRCTAAPKPATGSIAKPSQEEANNNQEQEPNAAAAATPDEAGANPHRIPDDETPPSATATTSFAVARRVPSAISPDRRRRTALTQGEPPNYEIGWKRTKKLPLEKPKGWAIADFMEKLEGLMARGRYGSGELLGTVAGVVTERAREEAEILVAEGGVEERVATELFRVLRLVEMDVAMVKAAVKEETVKERVEMARARCRQAILVALSL, from the coding sequence atggccgcctccttcctccgccctctcctccccccgaAACCCTTCCTCTCCGCCACTCCTAAACCCCACATCCCCGCCGCTACCCCCAGTGCCATCGTGCGCTGCACCGCGGCGCCCAAGCCGGCCACCGGCTCTATCGCCAAGCCCAGCCAAGAAGAGGCCAACAACAACCAGGAGCAAGaacccaacgccgccgccgccgccactccggaCGAGGCCGGCGCCAACCCGCACCGCATCCCCGACGACGAGACCCCGCCGTCTgcgacggcgaccacgtcgTTCGCCGTGGCGCGGCGCGTGCCGTCGGCCATCTCCCCCGACCGCCGGCGCCGGACGGCGCTGACGCAGGGGGAGCCGCCGAACTACGAGATCGGGTGGAAGCGCACCAAGAAGCTGCCGCTGGAGAAGCCCAAGGGGTGGGCCATCGCGGACTTCATGGAGAAGCTGGAGGGGCTGATGGCGCGCGGGCGGTACGGGTCCGGGGAGCTGCTGGGCACAGTGGCCGGCGTGGTGACggagcgcgcgcgggaggaggcCGAGATCCTGGTGGCGGAGGGCGGCGTGGAGGAGCGCGTCGCGACGGAGCTCTTCCGCGTGCTCCGGCTGGTGGAGATGGACGTCGCGATGGTCAAGGCCGCCGTCAAGGAGGAGACCGTCAAGGAGCGCGTCgagatggcgcgcgcgcgctgccGCCAGGCCATCCTCGTCGCGCTCTCGCTGTGA
- the LOC4325522 gene encoding uncharacterized protein, whose protein sequence is MESAVQLPQYIFFDLSGSHLRCFCPPAPVMEHTGVPYDSQVVGLQALHRTRLSRAGGSSTIVSARPANQVDKAMVLCDRAAQIGDDDDDPDTVSDAGTSGVGVVDEEETAGDDEEDEVASLDELFCDERIVRKIDALAQLVGMDGAACQPAAVLGEVVRLIQETERKNGRCVCASGAVRS, encoded by the coding sequence ATGGAGAGTGCCGTGCAGTTGCCGCAGTACATCTTCTTCGACCTCTCCGGCTCGCACCTCAGATGCTTCTGCCCACCAGCTCCGGTCATGGAGCACACCGGCGTACCGTACGACAGTCAGGTCGTCGGCTTGCAGGCGCTTCACCGGACACGGTTATCGCGggccggcggcagcagcaccaTCGTCTCAGCTCGCCCGGCTAACCAGGTTGACAAGGCGATGGTGCTCTGTGATCGTGCTGCTCAaatcggcgacgacgatgacgacccCGACACCGTGTCGGACGCAGGCACGTCGGGCGTTGGGGTGGtggatgaggaggagacggccggcgacgacgaggaggacgaggtggCGAGCTTGGATGAGCTCTTCTGCGACGAAAGAATCGTGAGGAAGATCGATGCACTGGCGCAGCTGGTGGGCATGGATGGCGCCGCCTGCCAGCCCGCCGCTGTGCTGGGTGAAGTCGTCCGTTTGATCCAGGAAACGGAGAGGAAGAATGGGCGTTGCGTTTGTGCTTCTGGGGCCGTTCGATCTTGA
- the LOC4325521 gene encoding aldehyde oxidase GLOX: protein MWPLLLRAAVVYAALLAAGEADGSHDVLDIFGTRSESDYYRNAFQGKQGQAVPLPRGGGLRREQQELGAAGPGGSGLSKAPPRSAPSKVALDSLKLPVDTSAGFAGGWNLVSENSGVSAMHLVVMQHGKAIMFDTCTTGRSLMRLPPGRCRPDPRSKQPGAMDCWAHAVEFDYNTGALRSLKIVTDTWCSSGAFDADGNMVQTGGFFEGDKSVRYLSACGTCDWKEFPKSLADGRWYGTQLVLPDGSFIVIGGRRAFSYEFVPAAGRANARATPLRLLRDTTDDVENNLYPFVNLLPDGTLFIFANDRSIVFNYRTGQVVRELPILPGGSRNYPASAMSTLLPLDLRKGAGLSAEVIICGGATKNAFKLGETSTFPPALRDCARINPSKPGARWALDQMPSGRVMGDVLILPTGDLLMLNGAAKGCSGWGFGRQALLSPVLYSPYLRRGKRFRVLNPSNIPRMYHSTSALLPDATVLVAGSNTNSAYNFSGVDFPTEVRVERFTPPYLSPQLSPNRPAIDAASVPGDGMRYGARFTFRFTTPAQGVGQGDFKVTMYAPPFTTHGYSMNQRLLILPVTAFAAQGQRHTVTVDAPPKPELAPPGYYMVYVVAKGVPSKAAWVKMHK, encoded by the exons ATgtggcctctcctcctccgcgccgccgtcgtctacgcggcgctgctcgccgccggcgaggcggacggCTCCCACGATGTCCTCGACATCTTCGGCACGCGCTCCGAGAGCGACTACTACCGTAACGCGTTCCAGGGGAAGCAGGGGCAGGCGGTGCCGCTGCCGCGTGGAGGCGGCCTCCGCCGCGAGCAGCAGGAGCTCGGCGCCGCGGGCCCGGGCGGTAGCGGGCTCTCGAAGGCGCCGCCTCGGTCCGCGCCCAGCAAGGTGGCTCTGGACAGCCTGAAGCTCCCCGTGGACACCTCCGCGGGCTTCGCTGGCGGGTGGAACCTGGTGAGCGAGAACTCCGGCGTGTCCGCCATGCACCTGGTGGTCATGCAGCACGGCAAGGCCATAATGTTCGACACGTGCACGACGGGACGTTCGCTGATGCGGCTGCCCCCGGGCAGATGCCGCCCTGACCCCCGGAGCAAGCAGCCCGGCGCCATGGACTGCTGGGCGCACGCCGTGGAGTTCGACTACAACACCGGCGCGCTCCGCTCTCTCAAG ATCGTGACGGACACGTGGTGCTCGTCGGGGGCGTTCGACGCCGACGGCAACATGGTGCAGACCGGCGGCTTCTTCGAAGGGGACAAGTCTGTCAGGTACCTGAGCGCATGCGGCACCTGCGACTGGAAGGAGTTTCCCAAGAGCCTTGCCGACGGAAGATG GTACGGGACGCAGCTGGTGCTCCCGGACGGCAGTTTCATCGTGATCGGCGGCCGACGCGCGTTCAGCTACGAGTTCGtcccggcggccggccgggcaAACGCCAGGGCCACGCCTTTGCGTCTGCTCCGGGACACCACCGACGACGTGGAGAACAACCTGTACCCCTTCGTCAACCTCCTCCCGGACGGGACCCTCTTCATCTTCGCCAACGACCGCTCCATCGTGTTCAACTACAGGACCGGGCAGGTCGTACGCGAGCTTCCGATCCTCCCCGGCGGCTCCCGGAACTACCCTGCCTCCGCCATGTCGACGCTTCTGCCCCTGGACCTCCGCAAAGGGGCCGGCCTTAGCGCGGAGGTCATCAtctgcggcggcgccaccaaGAATGCCTTCAAGCTCGGGGAGACCAGCACGTTCCCTCCCGCGCTCCGGGACTGCGCGCGCATCAACCCGTCGAAACCCGGGGCGCGGTGGGCGCTCGACCAGATGCCCTCGGGCCGCGTCATGGGCGACGTGCTGATCCTGCCCACCGGCGACCTGCTCATGCTGAACGGCGCCGCCAAGGGCTGCTCCGGCTGGGGGTTCGGCCGGCAGGCGTTGCTGAGCCCTGTGCTGTACTCGCCGTATCTGCGGCGGGGCAAGCGGTTCCGCGTTCTGAACCCGTCGAACATCCCACGGATGTACCACTCCACCAGCGCGCTTCTCCCCGACGCCACCGTGCTCGTGGCCGGCAGCAACACCAACTCGGCCTACAACTTCAGCGGCGTGGACTTCCCGACCGAGGTGCGCGTCGAGCGGTTCACCCCGCCGTACCTCAGCCCGCAGCTGTCCCCCAACCGGCCGGCGATCGACGCGGCGTCCGTCCCCGGCGACGGCATGCGGTACGGCGCCAGGTTCACGTTCCGGTTCACGACGCCCGCGCAGGGCGTGGGGCAGGGCGACTTCAAGGTGACCATGTACGCGCCGCCGTTCACGACGCATGGGTACTCCATGAACCAGCGGCTGCTGATACTGCCCGTCACGGCGTTCGCCGCGCAGGGGCAGCGGCACACGGTCACCGTCGACGCGCCGCCCAAGCCGGAGCTCGCGCCGCCGGGTTACTACATGGTGTACGTGGTGGCGAAGGGGGTGCCGAGCAAGGCTGCGTGGGTGAAGATGCACAAGTAA
- the LOC4325520 gene encoding protein SPEAR3 isoform X1, with protein sequence MSGSNFGDSMGWGNSGRSSPAGSSRKGKRGGGSGGADKPKQPQRGLGVAQLEKIRLQSEMAEYFNPLGQPGSLIHRTGSLNLEDARASTSSLSSSPSSPFHATAVSSSPFPIHPNLAMAYGERGDVRYGEFQTPIMRSPSSSTIYGAPHYTHNPSITLPLFEPEESARLRGHHDRSRSADSTSMNSDDPQDVDLELKL encoded by the exons aTGAGTGGGAGCAACTTTGGAGACAGCATGGGATGGGGCAACAGCGGGaggtcgtcgccggccggctcCTCCAGGAAGGGCaagagaggcggcggcagtggcggcgcggATAAGCCGAAGCAGCCGCAACGAGGGCTCGGGGTGGCGCAGCTGGAGAAGATCAGGTTACAGAGCGAAATGGCCGAGTACTTCAACCCTCTTGGCCAGCCGGGAAGCTTGATCCACAGAACCGGCAGCCTTAACTTG GAGGATGCACGGGCGTCCACATCCTCGCTGTCGTCGTCCCCATCGTCTCCCTTCCATGCTACCGCCGTTAGCTCGTCTCCGTTCCCAATCCATCCAAATCTTGCG ATGGCATATGGAGAACGAGGAGACGTACGATACGGTGAATTCCAAACTCCCATCATGAG ATCACCAAGCAGCAGTACTATCTATGGTGCCCCACATTACACACATAATCCTAGCATCACATTGCCACTCTTTGAACCAGAG GAGTCTGCTCGCTTGAGGGGACACCATGACCGAAGCCGATCGGCAGATTCGACAAGTATGAACTCTGACGATCCGCAAGATGTGGACCTCGAGCTCAAGCTATGA
- the LOC4325520 gene encoding protein SPEAR1 isoform X2: MSGSNFGDSMGWGNSGRSSPAGSSRKGKRGGGSGGADKPKQPQRGLGVAQLEKIRLQSEMAEYFNPLGQPGSLIHRTGSLNLMAYGERGDVRYGEFQTPIMRSPSSSTIYGAPHYTHNPSITLPLFEPEESARLRGHHDRSRSADSTSMNSDDPQDVDLELKL, from the exons aTGAGTGGGAGCAACTTTGGAGACAGCATGGGATGGGGCAACAGCGGGaggtcgtcgccggccggctcCTCCAGGAAGGGCaagagaggcggcggcagtggcggcgcggATAAGCCGAAGCAGCCGCAACGAGGGCTCGGGGTGGCGCAGCTGGAGAAGATCAGGTTACAGAGCGAAATGGCCGAGTACTTCAACCCTCTTGGCCAGCCGGGAAGCTTGATCCACAGAACCGGCAGCCTTAACTTG ATGGCATATGGAGAACGAGGAGACGTACGATACGGTGAATTCCAAACTCCCATCATGAG ATCACCAAGCAGCAGTACTATCTATGGTGCCCCACATTACACACATAATCCTAGCATCACATTGCCACTCTTTGAACCAGAG GAGTCTGCTCGCTTGAGGGGACACCATGACCGAAGCCGATCGGCAGATTCGACAAGTATGAACTCTGACGATCCGCAAGATGTGGACCTCGAGCTCAAGCTATGA